The following proteins are co-located in the Spinactinospora alkalitolerans genome:
- the pcaD gene encoding 3-oxoadipate enol-lactonase: protein MSVDVHYRIDGPDDAPAVVLSGSLGSTLEMWEPQAAALSGDFRVIRYDIRGHGSSPVPDGPYSMADLGSDVSRLLDRLGIARAHFAGLSIGGMTGMWLAAHAPDRVDRLALLCTSAQLGPPENWAQRAAAVRAEGVGAVAAGVLERWFTPAFAEREPDTVERLTAMVAGTPAEGYAGCCAAIEHMDLRADLPGITASTLVVAGADDPSTPPDHAQRIAAGIPGARMRVVPGAAHLASWEQAGMINPLLREHFAG, encoded by the coding sequence ATGAGCGTCGATGTGCACTACCGGATCGACGGACCCGACGACGCGCCGGCGGTGGTGCTGTCCGGGTCGCTGGGCAGCACGCTGGAGATGTGGGAGCCGCAGGCGGCGGCGCTGTCCGGGGACTTCCGCGTGATCCGCTACGACATCCGGGGGCACGGCTCCTCGCCGGTGCCCGACGGCCCGTACTCGATGGCCGACCTCGGCTCCGACGTCTCGCGGCTGCTGGACCGGCTGGGCATCGCCCGCGCGCACTTCGCCGGGCTGTCCATCGGCGGCATGACCGGCATGTGGCTGGCCGCCCACGCGCCCGACCGGGTCGACCGGCTGGCGCTGCTGTGCACGTCGGCGCAGCTCGGCCCGCCGGAGAACTGGGCGCAGCGCGCGGCCGCGGTGCGCGCCGAGGGCGTCGGCGCCGTCGCGGCCGGGGTGCTGGAGCGCTGGTTCACCCCGGCCTTCGCCGAACGCGAGCCGGACACGGTCGAGCGGCTCACCGCGATGGTCGCGGGCACCCCCGCCGAGGGCTACGCGGGCTGCTGCGCCGCGATCGAGCACATGGACCTGCGCGCGGACCTGCCGGGAATCACCGCGTCGACGCTGGTGGTCGCCGGCGCCGACGACCCCTCGACCCCGCCCGACCACGCCCAGCGGATCGCCGCGGGCATCCCCGGCGCCCGGATGCGCGTCGTGCCCGGCGCCGCGCACCTGGCCAGTTGGGAACAGGCCGGGATGATCAACCCCCTGCTGCGCGAGCACTTCGCCGGTTGA